From the genome of Cytobacillus firmus, one region includes:
- the cobD gene encoding threonine-phosphate decarboxylase CobD, protein MIWPSHGSNPQYLYEAMDKQMPEERIDFSANINPLGPPRELKDRWESLFQYISDYPDPHAALLKSKLAATEGIKETQILVGNGGAELITLIGRMIAGKSVLIIQPAFSEYEEACRVNHCTVSYHQLVPGDWDLNLEALSEKLKAADVVFFCNPNNPTGIYYPSAIVEELIKKCHIHSCLLIMDEAFYDFACDYQSIVPIIGTDSNVVVLRSMTKMFSIPGLRLGYMMASEGLIERAKALKPHWSVNVLALKAGEWCLDSKEHVRLTKNLIRQERARLVQFYQQLNFEVSPSSVNFYLLRDPSIDVQLPLFRFLLEKGIIPRHTMNFPGLEGKWLRFAIKGPKDNDVLMEAMRQWRKDR, encoded by the coding sequence TTGATTTGGCCTTCACACGGATCTAATCCGCAATATTTATATGAAGCGATGGATAAGCAAATGCCTGAGGAGCGGATTGATTTCAGTGCCAATATCAATCCCCTTGGCCCTCCCCGTGAATTAAAAGACAGGTGGGAAAGCCTATTCCAATATATTAGCGATTATCCGGATCCCCATGCTGCTCTTTTAAAAAGCAAACTGGCGGCAACAGAGGGAATAAAAGAAACACAGATTCTGGTGGGAAATGGAGGCGCCGAGCTAATCACACTGATTGGCCGGATGATAGCCGGGAAAAGTGTGCTGATTATTCAGCCGGCTTTTTCGGAATATGAAGAGGCCTGCCGCGTTAATCATTGTACTGTCTCCTATCATCAGCTGGTGCCCGGCGACTGGGATCTTAATTTGGAAGCGCTATCTGAAAAACTAAAAGCCGCTGATGTTGTTTTCTTCTGCAACCCAAATAACCCGACAGGTATTTATTACCCATCTGCCATTGTAGAGGAATTGATTAAGAAGTGTCATATCCATAGCTGCCTCCTTATTATGGATGAAGCTTTTTATGACTTTGCCTGCGACTATCAATCTATCGTTCCTATCATAGGAACGGATTCAAATGTTGTGGTGCTGCGCTCCATGACAAAGATGTTTTCGATACCAGGCCTGCGCCTTGGATACATGATGGCAAGTGAGGGGTTAATTGAAAGAGCAAAGGCGCTGAAACCGCACTGGAGCGTGAATGTTCTTGCGTTAAAAGCAGGTGAATGGTGTCTGGACAGTAAAGAGCATGTCAGGCTGACAAAGAATTTGATCCGGCAGGAGAGGGCTAGGCTTGTTCAGTTTTATCAGCAATTGAATTTTGAGGTTTCCCCTTCTTCAGTTAATTTCTATTTGTTAAGAGATCCAAGCATTGATGTGCAGCTGCCTCTTTTTCGATTTTTGCTTGAGAAAGGAATTATTCCGAGACATACAATGAATTTCCCTGGCCTGGAAGGGAAATGGCTGCGCTTTGCGATTAAAGGGCCGAAAGACAACGATGTGCTGATGGAGGCGATGCGGCAATGGCGGAAGGATCGCTGA
- a CDS encoding cobyric acid synthase has translation MKGIMIQGTSSDAGKSLIATALCRAFSNEGFRTAPFKSQNMSNNSYVTKDGNEIGRAQGIQAEAARTEAAVWMNPILLKPQSAQNAEVILLGKAVNSLSGRSYRESFYEKGLETIKEALSLLAAQYELLVIEGAGSPVEINLKDKELVNMKVAEMADVPVILVADIDRGGVFASIVGTLELFTKQERQRVAGIIINKFRGDISLFEDGIRWIEEKTGVPVLGVLPYLEDHMIDAEDSLSIQTAVPRAGEGILDIAVLRPPFISNFSDIDPFYYEDDVNIRWVTHLSEAGSPDAVIIPGTKSTIRDLRYFKEKGLADWIVRYAAAGGSIAGICGGYQMLGRRLIDMAGSDTGIPYEKEKGLNLIPADTIFHKRKKTVQVKGSLHSSTNLPVKEILDGYEIHLGETVLENDFDGNRLLLLQNGEEDGFYGNDGRLVGTYMHHIFHNDEWRGAWLNSLRKQKGIPSKEPVRIKALKDRKYSELAENMMQHLDWEKLKEIVFSWRKQNEMA, from the coding sequence ATGAAAGGGATCATGATTCAGGGGACTTCATCCGATGCCGGTAAAAGCCTGATTGCTACGGCTCTTTGCCGGGCATTCTCCAATGAAGGTTTCCGCACGGCTCCTTTTAAATCCCAGAATATGTCCAATAATTCATACGTGACAAAGGATGGGAATGAAATTGGCAGGGCACAGGGCATTCAGGCTGAAGCGGCAAGAACTGAAGCTGCTGTCTGGATGAATCCCATCCTCCTTAAGCCTCAATCCGCTCAGAATGCCGAGGTCATTCTCCTTGGAAAAGCAGTCAACTCCCTATCAGGAAGAAGCTATCGGGAATCTTTTTATGAAAAAGGGCTTGAAACCATCAAAGAGGCACTGAGTCTGCTTGCTGCTCAATATGAGCTGCTTGTAATAGAAGGAGCTGGCAGCCCTGTTGAAATTAATTTAAAAGATAAAGAGCTAGTGAATATGAAAGTCGCCGAAATGGCGGATGTGCCAGTCATCCTGGTTGCCGATATTGACAGGGGCGGTGTTTTTGCCAGTATTGTTGGAACTCTGGAGCTTTTCACCAAACAGGAAAGACAGCGGGTTGCGGGCATTATCATTAATAAATTCCGCGGAGATATCTCGCTGTTTGAGGATGGCATCCGCTGGATCGAAGAAAAGACGGGCGTCCCTGTCCTTGGCGTTCTGCCTTACTTGGAAGACCATATGATCGATGCAGAGGATTCCCTATCCATTCAGACTGCTGTTCCAAGAGCTGGAGAGGGTATTCTGGATATTGCAGTGCTGCGGCCGCCATTTATTTCAAACTTCAGTGACATCGATCCGTTTTACTATGAAGATGACGTGAACATTAGGTGGGTAACACATCTATCGGAGGCTGGCTCACCTGATGCGGTGATCATTCCCGGCACAAAGAGCACGATTCGAGACTTGCGCTATTTCAAGGAAAAAGGTCTGGCGGACTGGATTGTGCGCTATGCTGCCGCTGGAGGTTCTATCGCCGGCATTTGTGGAGGATACCAGATGCTCGGCAGGAGATTAATCGATATGGCAGGTTCTGATACCGGAATTCCTTATGAAAAGGAAAAAGGCTTGAATTTGATACCGGCAGACACCATTTTTCATAAACGCAAGAAGACCGTGCAAGTGAAGGGAAGTCTGCATTCAAGCACGAACCTTCCCGTAAAAGAGATCTTGGATGGATATGAAATCCATTTAGGTGAAACAGTTCTTGAAAATGATTTTGATGGCAATCGCCTTCTGCTGCTTCAAAATGGCGAAGAAGATGGATTTTATGGGAATGATGGCCGTCTGGTAGGGACTTATATGCACCACATCTTCCATAATGATGAATGGAGGGGTGCGTGGCTTAATTCCCTGCGCAAACAAAAAGGCATTCCAAGTAAGGAGCCTGTCCGAATAAAAGCCCTGAAGGATAGGAAATACAGCGAACTGGCGGAAAATATGATGCAGCATCTTGATTGGGAAAAATTAAAGGAAATTGTCTTTAGCTGGAGAAAACAAAATGAAATGGCTTAA
- a CDS encoding 8-oxo-dGTP diphosphatase, with amino-acid sequence MNWKEIEHQMYTMCMVADEDQVLLIKRPDHKGFPGYLAPGGKVDFPESITDAAKREVLEETGLHVRNIIFKGWDEYVNPQTNVRYMVFNYLADSFEGCLLEDPPEGELHWVPRNEALALPMQSWFKRKFPLFFEEGTFEIHSVWDEEHDTEGASKTRIFTKEK; translated from the coding sequence ATGAACTGGAAAGAAATCGAACATCAAATGTACACGATGTGCATGGTAGCAGATGAAGATCAGGTTCTTCTCATTAAAAGGCCAGACCACAAAGGCTTCCCTGGATATCTTGCTCCGGGCGGAAAGGTTGATTTTCCCGAGAGCATAACGGACGCTGCAAAACGCGAAGTGCTTGAGGAGACGGGTTTGCACGTCAGGAATATTATTTTTAAGGGTTGGGATGAGTACGTCAACCCGCAGACGAATGTCCGCTACATGGTATTTAATTATCTGGCGGACTCTTTTGAAGGCTGCCTGCTTGAAGATCCTCCTGAAGGAGAACTGCATTGGGTTCCAAGAAATGAGGCACTTGCACTTCCTATGCAGTCTTGGTTTAAACGAAAATTTCCGCTGTTTTTTGAAGAAGGGACTTTTGAGATCCATTCAGTTTGGGATGAAGAGCACGACACAGAAGGAGCAAGCAAGACAAGAATATTTACCAAGGAGAAATAA
- a CDS encoding bifunctional adenosylcobinamide kinase/adenosylcobinamide-phosphate guanylyltransferase: protein MHFITGGRFNGKSEWVKGFYQLDDTPHKWISAYHGESAGDLDRNLIVFEGIELMIREWSQALEFEEIREKWQEMLEKWLQWEKAEVNRKVVLIGSDISKGIVPMEALDRKWRDASGWAFQDAAAAADRVDLIWYGINQKIK from the coding sequence ATGCACTTCATTACAGGAGGCAGGTTTAACGGTAAATCCGAATGGGTGAAGGGATTTTATCAATTGGATGATACTCCCCATAAATGGATTTCAGCTTATCATGGTGAGTCGGCTGGCGATCTGGATCGAAACCTGATTGTCTTTGAGGGAATTGAGCTAATGATTCGGGAGTGGTCACAAGCACTGGAGTTTGAAGAGATTCGGGAAAAGTGGCAGGAGATGCTGGAAAAGTGGCTCCAATGGGAAAAAGCAGAGGTTAACCGGAAAGTTGTTTTAATCGGATCTGATATTTCAAAAGGGATTGTTCCGATGGAGGCGCTTGACCGAAAGTGGCGGGATGCTTCAGGATGGGCCTTCCAGGATGCCGCTGCTGCTGCAGATAGAGTCGATTTGATTTGGTATGGCATCAATCAAAAAATAAAGTGA
- a CDS encoding ECF transporter S component — protein sequence MKSMRLGMAAMLIALTAIGAAIKVPAVIGSVALDAFPALLAAVLLGGYGGAAVAAIGHLLSALLGGLPLGPLHLLIAIEMAFLVFVFSSLYQRGRRFLAGILFVLGNAFAAPLPFIFLMGQAFYLAIVPSLFIGSVINAVIAYIAIPRLVKLVGPALSKAGAEQ from the coding sequence ATGAAAAGCATGCGATTGGGCATGGCCGCCATGCTGATTGCACTGACAGCAATCGGTGCAGCGATAAAAGTTCCTGCCGTTATCGGAAGCGTGGCACTGGATGCGTTTCCTGCCTTGCTCGCAGCCGTGCTGCTTGGCGGCTATGGCGGAGCAGCCGTTGCTGCCATCGGGCATCTGCTGTCAGCATTATTGGGCGGCTTGCCTTTAGGGCCCCTTCATCTCCTGATTGCTATTGAAATGGCATTTCTAGTCTTTGTTTTCAGCTCATTGTACCAGAGAGGCAGGCGCTTTCTTGCAGGGATTCTTTTTGTGCTCGGCAATGCCTTTGCAGCCCCGCTTCCATTTATCTTTTTAATGGGCCAGGCCTTTTACCTGGCGATTGTGCCTTCCCTTTTTATAGGTTCCGTTATTAATGCTGTTATTGCTTATATAGCGATTCCAAGGCTTGTGAAGCTTGTGGGCCCAGCTCTTTCCAAAGCGGGTGCTGAGCAGTGA
- a CDS encoding bifunctional adenosylcobinamide kinase/adenosylcobinamide-phosphate guanylyltransferase — MAEGSLIFISGGVRSGKSSFAERTAAMLAMRTEGKLHYIAAGKAYDPEMEARIQRHQDDRDKSGLDWTTWEKPFALEEISGNFNHQDIILFDCLTTLLNNELFRAEDLWRNREYQENLSSDILMDITEIRKNCRTLIVVSNEVLNEPIYKNELVITYSKILGTLHRNIVDMADEAYLVEAGIPIQMKGEPA, encoded by the coding sequence ATGGCGGAAGGATCGCTGATTTTTATCTCCGGTGGAGTGCGGAGCGGAAAAAGCTCCTTTGCGGAGAGAACTGCTGCCATGCTGGCAATGAGAACGGAAGGAAAGCTTCATTATATTGCTGCAGGAAAAGCATACGATCCCGAGATGGAAGCACGGATTCAGAGGCACCAGGATGACCGGGATAAGAGCGGCTTGGACTGGACAACCTGGGAGAAGCCTTTCGCACTTGAAGAGATCTCGGGAAACTTTAACCATCAGGATATTATTCTATTCGATTGCTTGACCACTCTCTTGAATAATGAACTTTTTAGAGCGGAAGACCTTTGGCGGAATAGAGAATATCAGGAAAATCTGTCATCTGATATTCTCATGGACATCACTGAAATACGCAAAAATTGCAGGACCTTGATCGTTGTCAGCAACGAGGTCTTGAATGAGCCAATTTACAAAAATGAACTGGTGATTACCTATTCAAAAATACTTGGGACGCTTCATAGGAATATAGTAGATATGGCTGATGAAGCCTATCTTGTTGAAGCAGGCATCCCCATACAAATGAAAGGAGAACCGGCATGA
- a CDS encoding VOC family protein has translation MDLKMGYVILYAESLERTKHFYGELLGLKLRNEFGTYIEYDTGSTILSFNTREGGREVTGLPIPDGVRKEQTFELGFVTEEVEAVVEKLKTSGVPILLEPVEKPWGQKVAYVEDPDGHYIEICSPIG, from the coding sequence TTGGACTTGAAGATGGGTTATGTCATTTTATATGCGGAAAGCCTGGAGAGAACGAAGCATTTTTATGGTGAATTGCTGGGCCTGAAGCTGAGGAATGAATTTGGAACTTACATCGAGTATGATACAGGCAGCACCATTCTTTCCTTCAATACGAGAGAAGGCGGACGGGAAGTCACCGGGCTGCCGATACCGGATGGAGTGAGGAAGGAGCAGACATTCGAGCTTGGTTTTGTGACGGAAGAAGTGGAAGCCGTTGTTGAAAAGCTCAAGACCTCAGGTGTGCCAATCCTGCTCGAGCCTGTTGAAAAGCCCTGGGGACAGAAAGTGGCATATGTGGAAGATCCGGATGGGCATTATATTGAAATTTGTTCACCTATCGGTTAA
- the cbiB gene encoding adenosylcobinamide-phosphate synthase CbiB, translated as MILYHLFALTFAWLLDKLIGDPPNWPHPVRWMGALIHKLEQALNKGRFRKLKGSLMLLIVLLAAGGITFFITRLFYEIHPIAGILAEGILIFTAIAQKSLKEAALEVYEPLAKGDMEAARVKLSYIVGRDTDRLDEPGIVRAAVETVAENTSDGITAPLFWALIGGAPLALIYRAINTCDSMVGHMNERYMDFGWASAKVDDIANWIPSRLTSLCIMLTQKPEHSPYEEAWGILLRDAPKHPSPNSGWGEAAVAALLGVQLGGINFYKGIISNRATMGKPLVQLEKEHIIKSISIMNKTVFLFLLLLWTGGMFLDLAFTRI; from the coding sequence ATGATTTTATATCACCTGTTCGCGCTAACCTTTGCCTGGTTACTGGATAAGCTGATAGGGGATCCGCCAAACTGGCCGCATCCGGTCAGGTGGATGGGTGCCCTGATACATAAACTTGAACAAGCTCTGAATAAAGGCCGCTTTAGAAAATTAAAAGGGAGCCTCATGCTATTGATCGTACTGCTGGCAGCAGGCGGCATCACCTTTTTCATTACCCGGCTCTTCTATGAAATTCATCCGATCGCTGGCATCTTGGCAGAAGGAATTCTTATATTCACAGCCATTGCTCAAAAGAGTTTAAAAGAGGCAGCGCTGGAGGTATATGAGCCTCTGGCAAAAGGTGATATGGAAGCAGCAAGAGTAAAGCTTTCTTACATTGTCGGCAGGGATACAGATCGGCTGGATGAACCAGGCATTGTCCGGGCTGCCGTGGAGACAGTGGCTGAAAACACCAGTGATGGCATTACTGCTCCATTATTTTGGGCCCTGATCGGCGGTGCACCGCTGGCCCTTATCTACCGGGCCATTAATACATGTGATTCGATGGTTGGCCACATGAATGAACGATATATGGATTTTGGATGGGCTTCTGCCAAAGTGGATGATATCGCGAACTGGATCCCGAGCCGGCTGACATCACTTTGCATCATGCTCACGCAAAAGCCGGAGCATTCTCCATATGAGGAAGCATGGGGAATCCTTTTAAGAGATGCACCTAAGCATCCGAGCCCGAATAGCGGCTGGGGCGAAGCGGCTGTTGCAGCCCTTCTGGGGGTTCAGCTGGGAGGAATCAATTTTTATAAGGGAATAATCTCAAACCGTGCCACGATGGGGAAGCCCCTGGTGCAGCTTGAAAAAGAACATATTATAAAAAGTATTTCAATCATGAACAAGACGGTTTTCTTATTCTTGCTTTTATTATGGACAGGAGGGATGTTCCTTGATTTGGCCTTCACACGGATCTAA
- a CDS encoding ATP-binding protein → MRDVLSFPFNSEEMIVVASDNSGGIGEKEQDAVQVPYETVSYYSFRVAVMECMSAGAQPFAAAIQNFCGDDAWDQLIGGIKKGSDELGLTELQITGSTESNFNLLQSAVGLSVLGKRKGELPADTLIYTEDTRIAVIGSPLVGQELIEREQEAAPLNLFKTINSIEDIMTLPVGSKGVLTELNGLFSNRRFEIKDLESEVDLVKSAGPSTCFIAVCPEAKLGEIMKLAGRYYHILNRKS, encoded by the coding sequence GTGAGGGATGTCTTAAGCTTCCCTTTTAATTCTGAAGAAATGATTGTTGTAGCCAGTGATAACAGCGGAGGAATCGGCGAAAAAGAGCAGGATGCTGTCCAGGTTCCGTATGAGACCGTTTCGTATTATTCCTTCCGCGTCGCTGTCATGGAATGTATGTCTGCTGGTGCTCAGCCATTTGCTGCTGCCATTCAGAATTTCTGCGGAGATGATGCCTGGGATCAGCTTATAGGGGGCATTAAAAAGGGTTCTGATGAATTAGGACTTACGGAACTGCAAATCACCGGCAGTACAGAGAGCAACTTTAACCTGCTTCAATCTGCGGTAGGATTATCTGTACTTGGCAAAAGGAAGGGAGAGCTTCCTGCTGATACCCTAATCTATACAGAGGATACAAGGATAGCTGTTATCGGTTCTCCTTTGGTTGGCCAGGAGCTGATTGAAAGGGAGCAGGAGGCAGCACCCCTAAACCTATTTAAAACAATTAACTCCATTGAAGATATTATGACCCTTCCTGTAGGTTCAAAAGGCGTTTTGACCGAGCTGAACGGGTTATTCTCCAATAGGAGGTTTGAGATTAAGGATCTTGAATCAGAAGTGGATCTGGTAAAATCAGCAGGTCCATCCACTTGCTTTATAGCCGTTTGTCCCGAAGCAAAGTTGGGTGAAATCATGAAGCTGGCAGGACGTTATTATCATATATTGAATAGAAAGTCATGA
- a CDS encoding adenosylcobinamide amidohydrolase, whose amino-acid sequence MLRVQQVTGGYAGAPVVKNISFEVEKGELFGILGPNGSGKTTILKMLSGILPHTSGDIVIKGKNLSEYTPKELAKIIAVLPQHSSQAFSYTVKETVSLGRYAHQKGWFQSWSGKDEEAVNRVMEQTGISRFQDDDIQQLSGGERQRVFLAQALAQEPEILLLDEPTNHLDLSYQKELLDLLSVWSKDCGLTVISIFHDLNLAGLYCDRLLLLENGEVNINHVPNEVLKEGRIREVYRTKIEKLPHPRVAAPQMVLVPERSQAESQLEKRIVPASLEVKEDLLVLRSPFPLKTMSSGVTGSGTGWNRIFLNRHVSKNYDCSDHRAEMAEFVREIGFEPGETVGMMTAVYIEDYSSQFYEEDTFSVFVVVTAGVGNAVDASKSEEHSYHLTPGTINTWIFVNGHLTEEAFIQSIMTATEAKTRALYDQEVIDAVTGTLATGTSTDSILIAAAQQGENLEYAGTITPLGKVIGKGVYECTVEAIKKSQSRIKR is encoded by the coding sequence ATGCTAAGAGTCCAGCAAGTCACTGGCGGGTATGCCGGTGCGCCGGTTGTAAAAAATATCAGCTTTGAAGTGGAAAAAGGGGAGCTTTTCGGGATACTGGGGCCGAATGGAAGCGGGAAGACGACTATTCTGAAGATGTTGAGCGGCATTTTGCCCCATACATCAGGTGATATAGTGATCAAAGGTAAGAACCTTTCAGAATATACACCGAAAGAGCTGGCGAAAATCATTGCTGTTCTGCCTCAGCATTCCTCTCAGGCCTTTTCATATACTGTAAAGGAAACCGTTTCCCTTGGCCGGTATGCTCATCAAAAGGGCTGGTTCCAGAGCTGGTCCGGCAAAGATGAAGAAGCGGTCAATCGGGTCATGGAGCAGACGGGCATCTCCCGATTTCAGGATGATGATATTCAGCAATTATCCGGTGGTGAAAGACAAAGGGTGTTTTTAGCTCAGGCCCTTGCCCAGGAGCCGGAAATATTATTGCTGGATGAGCCGACGAACCATCTTGATTTATCCTATCAAAAAGAGCTGCTTGATCTCCTTTCTGTATGGTCAAAGGACTGCGGGCTGACGGTTATTTCTATCTTCCATGATTTAAATCTGGCCGGCCTGTACTGTGACCGCCTATTGCTGCTGGAAAATGGCGAAGTGAATATTAACCATGTTCCTAACGAAGTTTTAAAAGAAGGGCGGATACGGGAGGTTTACAGAACGAAGATCGAGAAGCTGCCGCATCCAAGAGTGGCGGCCCCTCAGATGGTGCTGGTGCCTGAGCGCTCACAGGCAGAAAGCCAATTAGAGAAGCGAATTGTTCCAGCCAGCCTGGAGGTAAAGGAAGACTTGCTGGTCCTGCGCTCGCCATTTCCGCTTAAAACCATGTCTTCAGGTGTAACCGGATCGGGGACTGGCTGGAATCGGATTTTTCTTAACCGGCATGTGAGCAAGAATTATGACTGCAGTGATCATCGGGCAGAGATGGCGGAATTTGTCCGGGAAATCGGCTTTGAACCCGGGGAAACTGTGGGGATGATGACCGCTGTATATATTGAGGATTACAGCAGCCAATTTTATGAAGAAGATACATTCTCTGTGTTTGTGGTCGTGACAGCTGGTGTCGGCAATGCGGTTGATGCTTCGAAAAGTGAAGAGCATTCTTATCATCTGACTCCAGGTACAATCAATACTTGGATTTTCGTTAATGGCCATCTGACAGAGGAAGCCTTTATCCAATCCATTATGACCGCAACCGAGGCCAAGACCAGAGCACTATATGATCAGGAAGTTATAGATGCCGTCACAGGGACGTTAGCGACCGGAACATCAACTGACAGTATTTTGATTGCCGCCGCACAGCAGGGAGAAAACCTGGAGTATGCGGGTACCATTACACCGCTTGGCAAAGTGATTGGCAAGGGTGTCTACGAATGTACCGTTGAGGCGATAAAAAAATCGCAAAGCAGGATAAAAAGATGA
- a CDS encoding cob(I)yrinic acid a,c-diamide adenosyltransferase has protein sequence MKLYTRTGDEGKTSIIGGRVEKDDVRVEAYGTVDEVNCFVGQAMTQLDPAIFQDVLEDLEKIQHELFDCGGDLANVTKKRELKLTKDSVDYLETKIDRLIEEAPKLERFILPGGAPASASIHIARTVTRRAERLVVSLKKADPDTSAVALKFLNRLSDYFFALARVINFRLNQNDVEYVRSANVFREGKRKEDK, from the coding sequence ATGAAACTTTATACACGAACTGGTGATGAGGGAAAAACAAGTATTATCGGGGGCAGAGTGGAGAAGGATGATGTAAGGGTTGAAGCATACGGAACAGTGGATGAAGTCAACTGTTTTGTCGGGCAGGCCATGACACAGCTGGATCCGGCCATTTTTCAGGATGTCCTGGAGGATCTGGAGAAGATTCAGCATGAGCTTTTTGACTGTGGCGGCGACCTTGCAAATGTTACGAAAAAGCGGGAGCTTAAATTGACGAAGGATTCTGTTGATTATTTGGAGACTAAGATTGATAGATTGATCGAAGAAGCGCCCAAGCTGGAAAGGTTTATTCTGCCTGGGGGAGCACCTGCATCTGCATCCATTCATATTGCCAGGACAGTAACCCGGAGAGCGGAGCGTCTTGTGGTCTCACTAAAAAAAGCGGATCCAGACACCTCTGCAGTGGCACTGAAATTCCTGAATCGCTTATCGGATTACTTCTTTGCCCTGGCAAGGGTGATTAATTTCCGTCTGAACCAGAACGATGTGGAATATGTGCGCAGTGCGAATGTATTCCGTGAAGGAAAGCGCAAGGAGGATAAGTGA
- a CDS encoding histidine phosphatase family protein, which yields MDDTVAVALFRHGLTEANKSHAYLGWTDSPLCPEHKNKLAPAPQGYRRLFASDLGRCMKTAAILFPDHSIEPCPEWREMHFGEWEGKTYQELKDNPDYLKWLEEPFAQAAPGGESFAAFTARVDKGWQNLTDQLLQGNNSDAAVITHGGVIRYLLGKYAPEEKEFWEWQVPFGRGYELRWTREAFRRGVRCTSLQEAGLTVNPNG from the coding sequence ATGGATGATACTGTGGCTGTTGCATTATTTCGTCATGGGCTGACAGAAGCCAATAAGTCCCATGCTTATCTGGGGTGGACAGATTCTCCTCTGTGTCCGGAACATAAGAATAAGCTTGCCCCGGCCCCTCAAGGCTACAGAAGACTTTTTGCAAGTGATTTAGGCAGATGCATGAAGACGGCGGCTATTCTTTTCCCGGATCATTCTATTGAACCTTGTCCCGAATGGAGAGAAATGCATTTTGGCGAGTGGGAAGGCAAGACATATCAAGAGCTGAAAGATAATCCGGATTATCTAAAGTGGCTTGAAGAACCATTTGCACAAGCGGCTCCTGGAGGAGAATCCTTTGCAGCTTTCACAGCAAGAGTGGATAAAGGATGGCAGAATTTAACCGATCAATTGCTTCAGGGAAATAACAGTGATGCTGCTGTTATTACACATGGCGGAGTCATAAGGTACCTTCTTGGAAAGTATGCACCGGAGGAAAAAGAATTCTGGGAATGGCAGGTTCCGTTTGGAAGAGGCTATGAGCTTAGATGGACACGGGAAGCGTTTAGGAGGGGAGTGCGATGCACTTCATTACAGGAGGCAGGTTTAACGGTAAATCCGAATGGGTGA
- the cobS gene encoding adenosylcobinamide-GDP ribazoletransferase encodes MKWLKGLLINLQFFTSIPIPISLPMDKPHLEKAIRTFPIAGLIQGGIYAFILYAFLEWTPFSLLSAAFAVWLAGILLTGGIHLDGWMDASDAFFSYRDQERRLEIMSDPRVGAFGVLSVIVLLGARFLFIYEIVLLSNPTSYFLIAMIPFLSKMVMGTLLIKVKGAKKEGLGSLFQQAAAKTTLSIYPVFLLAATAAAWLAGYPAIVGFLFMVLFSILFFVLLSRKVIAWFGGMTGDVLGASVEGTEVLLWMILWLLHYFVMG; translated from the coding sequence ATGAAATGGCTTAAAGGATTATTGATCAATCTTCAATTTTTCACAAGCATTCCCATTCCGATATCCCTGCCTATGGATAAGCCTCATCTGGAGAAGGCAATCAGAACCTTCCCTATAGCCGGCCTCATCCAGGGTGGGATATATGCATTTATACTCTATGCTTTTCTTGAATGGACTCCTTTTTCTCTATTGTCAGCGGCCTTTGCCGTCTGGCTGGCCGGCATTTTGCTGACCGGCGGGATTCATCTCGATGGGTGGATGGATGCGAGCGATGCGTTCTTCTCCTATCGTGATCAGGAGAGGCGGCTTGAAATCATGAGTGATCCCCGGGTGGGAGCGTTCGGGGTGCTGTCTGTTATTGTCCTGCTGGGTGCCCGATTTCTATTTATCTATGAAATTGTGCTTTTATCAAATCCAACTTCCTATTTTTTAATAGCCATGATTCCATTTTTAAGCAAGATGGTAATGGGGACATTGCTGATAAAAGTTAAGGGGGCCAAAAAAGAGGGGCTGGGCTCATTATTTCAGCAGGCTGCTGCTAAAACCACCCTGTCTATTTACCCTGTTTTCCTTCTGGCCGCAACGGCAGCTGCCTGGCTGGCTGGTTACCCGGCTATTGTTGGATTTCTTTTCATGGTTCTTTTTTCAATATTGTTTTTCGTATTATTATCAAGAAAAGTCATTGCCTGGTTTGGCGGAATGACAGGGGATGTCCTTGGGGCCAGTGTGGAAGGGACGGAGGTGCTTTTATGGATGATACTGTGGCTGTTGCATTATTTCGTCATGGGCTGA